A stretch of the Xyrauchen texanus isolate HMW12.3.18 chromosome 20, RBS_HiC_50CHRs, whole genome shotgun sequence genome encodes the following:
- the LOC127660705 gene encoding zinc finger protein 501-like, which produces MEEIETDLTCSEQDALGAEFITVELDTQPIEYVVKWAEVGSKFTISCVKKELDEGACFISDQVVKVDPDETFFVPYESVYPECDEVVPDLIATHEEQVGSETDLDDTTEPGSSQLCKDYSDISWEKEVYRSRTYSCHFCGKTYSQSSSLARHLHVHTEKSSNCSAKEFKSGDNKKSLQCNLCGVRCNGKRLLAIHKKCHKTKRLHTCNTCGKTFNHSSSLSRHRLIHKKGLDKNVRPLYPAPILAPIMTQRGFPSSWATNESVTLSVEREKQYQCPQCDRVFSNSTSLSKHQVAHVRQLLNSYTQGKDVLDKSSDLKIRLKLCSRDKPNFYTLCKKSKGKKGGKKRCLPNEERPYPCCMCEKRFSHSNSLARHEYTHASEKHYACNVCKKTFIRLSNLKQHQQTHASGKLYECPQCGKTFVHSSSFSRHKKVHAGMKLSPKEFEEELVIDETTPLDFEFD; this is translated from the coding sequence ATGGAAGAGATAGAGACAGATTTGACCTGCTCTGAGCAGGATGCTTTAGGGGCGGAATTCATCACTGTGGAACTTGACACCCAGCCCATTGAATATGTGGTCAAGTGGGCCGAGGTGGGCTCTAAGTTCACTATATCCTGTGTGAAAAAGGAATTGGATGAGGGTGCTTGCTTCATTTCTGATCAGGTGGTAAAAGTGGATCCAGATGAGACGTTTTTTGTCCCGTATGAATCTGTGTACCCAGAATGTGACGAGGTGGTTCCAGATTTGATTGCAACGCATGAGGAGCAGGTGGGGAGTGAGACAGACTTGGATGACACCACCGAGCCGGGGAGTAGCCAGCTGTGCAAAgattattctgatatttcctgGGAGAAGGAGGTGTATCGGTCCAGAACCTATAGCTGCCACTTTTGTGGCAAGACCTACAGCCAATCCTCCAGTCTTGCCCGCCATCTGCATGTACACACAGAAAAATCATCAAATTGTTCTGCGAAAGAATTCAAGTCCGGCGACAACAAAAAGTCTCTCCAATGCAATCTGTGTGGAGTGAGGTGCAACGGCAAGCGGCTTTTGGCGATTCACAAAAAATGCCACAAAACCAAGAGACTGCACACATGCAACACATGCGGCAAAACCTTCAATCACAGCTCTAGTCTGTCGCGGCATAGGTTGATCCATAAAAAAGGCCTGGATAAAAATGTTAGGCCATTGTACCCAGCTCCAATCTTGGCTCCCATCATGACCCAGCGTGGTTTCCCATCCAGCTGGGCAACAAATGAAAGTGTGACGCTCTCAGTTGAGAGAGAAAAGCAGTACCAGTGCCCACAGTGCGACAGGGTCTTCAGCAACTCCACCAGCCTGTCCAAACACCAGGTGGCACACGTGCGACAGCTGCTCAACTCGTACACGCAGGGCAAAGATGTTCTCGACAAGTCTTCGGACCTAAAGATCCGCTTGAAGCTGTGCTCCCGTGACAAGCCCAACTTCTACACCCTCTGCAAGAAGAGTAAGGGCAAGAAAGGGGGTAAGAAGAGGTGCTTGCCCAACGAGGAGCGGCCGTACCCTTGCTGCATGTGCGAAAAACGCTTCAGCCACTCCAACAGCCTAGCTCGGCACGAGTACACGCACGCCAGCGAGAAGCACTACGCCTGTAACGTCTGCAAGAAGACCTTTATTCGGCTGTCCAACCTGAAGCAGCACCAGCAAACGCATGCTTCGGGGAAACTCTACGAATGCCCACAGTGCGGCAAAACTTTTGTTCACTCCTCCAGTTTCTCACGCCATAAGAAGGTTCATGCTGGGATGAAGCTGTCCCCGAAAGAGTTCGAAGAGGAACTGGTCATTGACGAGACGACACCCTTGGATTTTGAGTTTGACTGA